cgtgtgggcgtgcaccgtagaaattatgGCTCAGATGATTTCGTGGAACTATGTAGTTACCCAATCTTTCTGTTATTCATGTaatctccatgtgttagagaatttgagttgtgatccatattagaaatcatgtttagactatatgttggtactgtttggacccacagaggtcgttcatgttgttgagttatttgcttaaattgcagttatTTACGTAGTTCCATTCAtaatttgcatattatatctcagtctctggtATCACttattgttacatcatgtatCCTTGTTTTGGCTGATTGGTATGAGTTTTGTGtgtccgagagactggagagattgatgactgagtgagtacgagggcctgattgtgagtgatatttatgggattgggctgcacgccgcaacatgccatGTTcacttatattagcgcttgggcaggatccgcccctccggagtctgacataccagcagtgagtgcaggtatggttgagtgttgagtgcaagtgccgagtgattgagcgtgctgaCAAAGGTTGAATACTCCGAGAGCATGAGTATACGAGTTTATCACCTTGTTGCATTACTggtgacatgcatatttgacatgtagacatagagatgtatCATTCCTCATGCTAGTTATACTTGACATATTTTATCAGTATTGAGCttaaactgttgaacttgaaagcatgtctacatttccgTACTATGTACAAACTAATTATGAGATTTCTCGgagttattactgtcattttTCCTGTTATATCTATATTGTTATTATTTGACTTTGGACTGTACATTTCTGAGCTCCCCGCTGCTTTCAGCTCAAGGTTAGTCGtattatttattgagtacattgagtcgattgtactcatactacactctgcacttcgtgtgcagatccaggtgcatcttGACCCTGTGGTTGCTAGACTTAGAGCATACCCTACTAGGAGgcttttgaggtagctgctttggcgtccgcataccttgactctccttcttttcagtttatTTAACACTGTTCTATCTCTTCAGACAGTTATTTTAGAAGTTTTGACTGTATTGTCATTTAGTTGCTCATGTAATCAATGATACCCGAATTTTAGGGGAGTTTGTATTGAGACGTGGTATTTCTTAtcggttatttatgagatttttcatTGTTAAGCTTATCTCGTCATGTTTTAAATGTAAAAATGCGTAGTATTtgtggttgtcggcttgcctatttctgtgataggcaccatcacgacatgttgagtttgggtcgtgacaaatacgaACTCGTTTGAGcaattaaatcatcaaaatagcaTCTGAAACCATGAattggacctccaaaacacatgaaatcaacatgaaattcaagaacttctaaaaacacaatcGCGCGTccaattcctatcaaatcaactcggaatgacgccaaactttgcggaCGAGTTTAAAATGACAAAACGGACTTATTCTATGTCccgaaataaaaatccaaatatgATAGCTATGAAGTCAATttacggtcaaacttataaaaaaTCTAagtctttaaattgccaacttttggaaaacaacacaaatcaacctacggacctccaaattcgattcagggtatacacccaagtccaaaatcatgatacaaacctatCGGAGCCATTAAAATACCTCTgcggggtcattttcacaaaagttaaACCTcgatcaatattttcaaattaagcttctaaagtgagaataactaatccaaattcattctgaatcatccgaaaatcaaatCCGACCATGTACAAAAGTCATATTACACAATATGAAGTCATTCAAGACCCGAACCACTGAACAGATTGCCGAAACTCAAAACGACTGATTGGGTCATTACACTTTTATACGTCTCAATAATCAttttttccttaaatttcatatctAGTCAAACACCATTATATGCGAAAAGACTATAATGTTTACAGTATGAAGCTAAGTTTATAATTGCTATAATATTTTCCTCCACAACGATCATTAACATACAACATTAgtcaatttattttataaaaaaaatcaagCTTGCTTATAAAGGGTAACAAGTAAATCCAGTCTTCTAGTGATATTTAAACGCCGTATCCAGATAAATACTATATAAGAACTGGTATTTAGGAAGTAATTTTTTTATTGAATagctaaaataaaaatatcaagagatattatgcaagTCAATGGTCCTCTTTAGTTAAAAATCTTATAATTTCACTCATTAGAATCCATCATAAAATCagattaaaatatatattaaaaataatctACTATAAAGTCACATTCACATGATATAAAGCTACATTTGAAGTAACTGATAAATATCTTTTTAAAAATCTTATTTGAGGCTGGATTGTCTACAAAATGAAACTTAGGAAGAAATTTAATTCTTTAGAGTTGAATTAAATAACCTTCGAAATCAAGAGATATTAATTAGATTTGATATATAATAATCTGATTTggtatttaaaattatttattagaACCTACCCATGTAATTCGTATATATTTGATAGGTTTTAATAGACACACAATCGTGGAACCCAAAATTTAAACAATGGCAGAGGCAGCATCATCGACCACTGAGAAAAGTTTTTTGACTCTGAAGTCCTCAGATGGCGATGAGTTTGTGTTGGAAGAATCCATCGCCATTCAATCtgtaacaatcaagaacatgGTCGAGGATGGATGCTCCTCCAACGTCATCCCGCTCAACAAGGTTGACACAGAAACCTTGATCAAGGTCATTGAATATATGAAGATGCAGTCCTCGACTTCTTCCAACGAAGAAGAAATCGAGAACTTCGAAAAGGAATTTGTGAGCATTAGCATAAAAACCATTCTTAATATCTTAGAAGCCGCAAATTTTCTTGACATCAATAGTTTGCTTGAGTTGTGTGCTGAGGCGGTGGCTAATAGGATTAAGAACAAGACGCCTGAAGCTGTTCGAAAGATATTCAATATCACTAGTGATTTCACCCCAGAGGAAGAGGCAGAGATTCGGAATGAGACTCCATGGGCCTTCGAAGGGGATCTTGACCACTCCCTTGACTAGTTTACATTAAAGTCTTTACTGTTTTTCGTTTCGCGAGCTCCTCATTTTGTTTTTGCATGTTCTCTTTTAACCAAAGGTCTTGAGGCTAATAAGTTATGGCATAAGTTAGAAATGGCTAAATAAAAGTTTTTTTATAAGTTTAAGGTTCGTCTATGTATCCAACgtacattttatttctttttattatttttcatgaattattCTACTTTTCTTTTATTCAATATGTGTCAGGAATATCATTATTGACTAGTACTCTGCCCATGAAAGGTGCTAATTGGTCCATTACAATATTCACCTGAACACCACTTTAATTTTCTAACATCTATTAATTGGTCTTTATAAATATACTTTTAGGGTGCAGAAAACATATATTTTCTGAGTATTTTTAGTGGAAAATAAATAATGGCTAGGATTAGAGTGAAGAGAATAATTCATCTCATGAGAATTCTTAATACTAATTATTCCAGCCCCTGGACTTTCTTCTCCAAGTAAAtgaaagcaaaaaagaaaacctTCCTGTCATTTTCCTTTTAATAGTTTACAGTGATACCCAAGAAtatcaattaaataaaaaaaagacacATGCCGAATAATTTGAAACAAACTGAGTTCCTAAGATTATTCACATATAATTCAGGTACGGAACACTTCTCTTTTAGTGGGTGTTATGTGCCACGAATTCTAATTAGTTGGGTTACAGTGCGAGTACTGAGAAAAAGATTTAGTTGGATTACAATGCGAGTATTAAGAAAAAGATAGTTTAGCAACTCCAATTGGACGCGGTGCCATTTTAGTTTTAGTGCAGAACATGCCATTTATGTTGGATTTCGTTTTTGTACCTAAGATGAAATTACAAGAAATCACAATCCTTAATACATAAGGAACTCTTGCTCATTCAATCCTCGTATCTAGTTGAAGAAAAACTTAATACTCCATTCATCCCAAGTTATGTGATACAATTCGAATTTCTAGAATTAAACTTCTTAATCTTGACTAAAATTCATAGATAAATTCTCtaaatattatgaaataaaatcTACATATTTAAAAAGGACATAAAAAGTACCATAGTCACAATAATTAacaatctatctatctatctatctatctatatcttctatatatatatatatatatatatatatatatatatatatatatatatatatataggagagTAAGTACTGACATGGCACCTCCCTTAATCCAGGATTCacatttatctttcttttttgatttttttgccGTTTTCCTCATTTTTCCATTTATTCACAATTAAATGTGAAACGTTAAAAGTGTCAACAGGCGCATGATTAGCGAGGTTAGCTAACGTACGCCAGCCGCCATGACAAGGCAACAGAAGAAGCTTCCTAACCCTAATTCTCAGGGGAACGAAGAAACTATGGAAACACCTGCCCCATCTCAAGTGGGGCGATGGTTAACGGGCATGGGAAGTGCACCTACGATTGTTCAGCATCAACCACCGGCGGAGATAGAGGGATTGAAGGTCACCCCGGACAAAGGAATTCAACAAAAGCTGCAACCACTAACTTTTGGTGGCTTTCTACCACAGAAATTTCAACCTATTCTGGAGGAAATTGACAATGAAGAGGCATCAAACAAAGCACCTCTGAGAATGGAGGATTCCTTGGTACATCGAAGGCTGCAATTCTCGGCAACAGGTACCTCGACTCAGATAGCACCAATTGCGAAGGATAAGACAGAGGATAACAAATAGGAACAAGCAAAAGCAAGGATTGTGCAGGAAAATAGAAGCTCCCAAATGGGTAAGGCCCTAACCTATATTTCCCCTGCTATGCGAGATGGCACTTTTGTAGTACAAATAGAGGAGGGGACACTAGGGCTTAGGAAGAATCTCTAAAAAATACCCTAATTGGGTATGTCCTTGGTGATAATCCATATGAGAAATCTATGGATAACTATGTGACCAATGTATGGAACTTTGTAGTGAAACCTAAAATTCTGTATCACGATGAGGGCTACTACATCTTCCAATTTCAGAGCATAGAAGATAGAGATCTAGTACTTCATGTAGAGCCTTACACCTACCACAACAAACCATTCATTCTGCAGCATTGGAAAATTGACTTCTACTTTAACCCAGAATGTTTGAGCATCATTCCTTTCTGGGTTAAGTTCCCTGGCCTTCCGTTAGCGTATTGGTCCACAGAAGCATTGAGTAAACTTGCCAACATAGTAGGGAAACCTCTATACACAGACAGGGTAACTGCAGAAATAGAGAAGGCTTCTTATGCGAGAGTGCTGGTGAAAACTAATGTATCACATCCACTCCCTGAGAGTTTTGAAATACAAACACCTAAGGGAGTCATACATCAATAGATTGCCTATGACTGGAGGCCCAAATTCTGTTGTGATTGCATTAGGTTTGTTCATGATACAATAGAATGCTGGATAAAGGAGAAGCATGAAAATGAGGAGGAATTTAAGGATCAACCgagaagaagatgaaggaacAAGAATAGAAAGAAGCTGATTACCCTACAATGGGTGCAGAAGGAGCATATTCCCTCTACTTCAAATGATGCAGAACCATCTGGAGTTCAACATGAAAAGAAATTGGAAATGCATAATATGGGTACTGCATAGCCCATAACTAACAAAGCTATTACAGAGGATCAAAGGAAATCATATAGAAGGATAAATGGAGCAGGGCAAGCACAGTAGAATATCATTGATAGAGCCAATCCAGAAGATGGCAACCTAATGCAACAAAGCTCAATAGTTGTTGCCACTGCCTCTAGCAATAGGTTTGCAATCTTACAAACACAACTCATAGACAAAGAGCTAGGGGATGCTGGGCCAACCAGCTCTTCCCATTAATGAACATATGTACTTGGAACATTAGAGGGCTTAATAAGCCCTTTAAACAGAAAGAGCTGAAACTCTTTCtgaataattacaaaattgagcTGAAactcttagatttaacatcacattcatgagaatctaaaggaaaatttggggaaaattgtaaaaacaaaatgaaaaatgatgaattgaaggacaaaatggtatagaaatttgataattttagtacgGTTGagctcgtatcgaaatgggtgttcgggttttgtgaaatttgtcgggttccgaggtgcgggctcgggggtcgacttttgggttgatttttggacattgataaagattgaggctttatgatctggatagtttcttatgagttttatttgtgctttgaagttattttggatagatttgagctgtccggaggtcatttcacccgagaagttcattttagagtatcggtctgtctgctttgaggtaagtatcttgcctaaccttgtgtgggggaactaccccttaggattttagtcttctatgctaattgtagtccgtgtacgtgaggtgacgagcacgtgctcagacttatttgtggaaaattggcttcttagggttcttaggtccttgtattcactgattatgcagttgttatattatgaatacgtctcttaattactagtttcacctatACCTGCTTTAATTAGGATTAATTACTTCATGATctactcttgttgcttatttgattcatccgtgccttaattgaaattgttatttcttctatcgccatgttatcctttcctagctgcttatctttgtttgaagttataattatctcttctgtaattgttcacCCTTACttgaggctatgattatctttctgctgcttatccttattgaatttgttgtatctatttcctaattgcccaaccttaaaagaacatagatatcctataatttagttgacttgtccttattcggaattattcgacttgtgttagctccctcgttgtcgaactgtatattgtggaccgttgttacatagtattttctttcttgttgagttgttcttattatgactagcattctttattgtggctactccttgtgaattagttcctccatttctttgagttctggaatttctaAGTTGACTTATTTTTTgtacccttgtattattgtcattgatgctgttgtacttgttgtggtgatgcatgaggtttctgccgtgcggttgttattattgtgatgcacgaggtttctgtcgtgcggttatTGTTGTGgggttgcacgagatttctgccgtgctattgttattattgatatttgcacatgcggcgtaacaaggcgggatatatatatatatatatgtgggttgcgcatgtggcgagacaaggttgGAACATTGTTaagcacatgtggcgagacaagggggGTACTTACTATATTATTGCACACGTAGTGAGACAAGCtgggttgtgtcagggattgatttgttaTGACTTGTGATGGCCAGCGGGCATTCTTGtggttgatatttgtgtagtggtacacttacctgtgtgagctttatcttgtgaaaagttgtgagaaaacatcctacgtgctgtccatttcttttcctatacttactagctggcatgaactatgttaggacatttacacaagcatacacgtagttaagtactcttatcggttaagagattttcttgatattgttgagtatagatgcacacctTTGTTTACtttccttctatgtgagaatggctctatttggcatgTGAGTCATCAGTGCGGTTATAaagtgggcacaagatgccaattATTAGGGTTCAGGTATAGGGACCCGTGAGTGGTGAGTAGTCtgaggtttggtacctcatgGAGTCTATTGACTAAAACctggtgtgaaagtggtcattttgttgagttgttacttgtcctttctttatctgtgattatcggatttaggttgtgtttgcGTTCAtccttctatgtcattattatggtgttccgttgatagttgttgttttccttccttACTGAAATTTCCGTATTATTTGCCacttcgcgtagtctttatgtagaatTATACTCGgttgttcctatacttatacttgtttaggttatttagtccagtaggtgtcttgactgttactcgtcactactctactgagattagtcttgatacttgctgggtaccgctgtggtctactcacactacacttctgtatatttttgtgcagatccaggcatttcGAAGTccgttgatcattagctagctgtgcggactgttgttgtggagactcaaggtaaacctgctgctgcgttcgcaggcttcgaagtcaccttctgatttgtattcacactgtttactttatttcaaatagttgtatttagaaaattatagcaaactctgtagagcttatgacttgtactaccagttttgcgaattgtaaattttatagagatttctatttaaaataattgttagatgttatttaattattgatgttattcagtaaatgttaggcttacctagtccctgagactaggtgccatcacgatacccaacaaagggaaaattgggtcgtgacactgagttgcattgcattcgacatgcacacttgacataaaaatatagagatgcattttcctcatgttgtacggtattacGTCATccatgacttctcatacacattgacatgcaggcatagagatgaactttcctcatgccatctaataatgaaacatttacc
This DNA window, taken from Nicotiana tabacum cultivar K326 chromosome 4, ASM71507v2, whole genome shotgun sequence, encodes the following:
- the LOC142180143 gene encoding SKP1-like protein 11, translated to MAEAASSTTEKSFLTLKSSDGDEFVLEESIAIQSVTIKNMVEDGCSSNVIPLNKVDTETLIKVIEYMKMQSSTSSNEEEIENFEKEFVSISIKTILNILEAANFLDINSLLELCAEAVANRIKNKTPEAVRKIFNITSDFTPEEEAEIRNETPWAFEGDLDHSLD